The Candidatus Schekmanbacteria bacterium genomic interval AGAAAACGAAAAAGTATTCTTTGATCTGTTGACTCAGATGATGGGTGCTCAAAGCAACAATGACTGGATACTGCTTGCCGACCTTCTTGAGTATGAAATTGTTCCTCTTGCCGGTACATTGAACGATTCACTCACAGAATTATCTGATAAGCTTTAATCCCGCAATATTAGATACAGGGGAGAGAGTTTCTCCTCCCCTGTATTGATCATTCAATAAATCCAAAAACCATTCTCTTTCAGTTTGACTTTTACATGCATTTCTTTTAATCAAAATTCCACTTTATATATTGAGGTCTGAATTTTGAAATTTACATATATCGCACCGCAGAGCATTGATGAAGTGCTTGATATTCTGTCAAAAGAAAAGGGGAAGGCTGCCCTTCTTGCCGGAGGGACCGACCTTCTGCTTTCCGTAAAAGACGGTGATAAACAGCCTGATTACATTGTTGACCTGAAAGCACTTAGACAATTCAATCAAATAAATGATAGCTCGGGCAGGCTGAGGATAGGCGCTTTGACTACGGTGCGCGATATAGAAAAATCATCTTTGATAGGAAATAAATATCCTTTTTTACAACAGGCAGCAGCAAGCTTAGGTTCTGTGCAGATAAGAAATCTTGCCACCATTGGAGGAAATATCTTCAATGCTTCTCCCTGTGCTGACCTAGCACTTCCCTTGCTTGCATTGGATGCAACGCTTACACTTCAGAAAAGCAGAGCATCGCGGAAGGTAAGTATCAATAGTTTCTTTGTTGATAACGGTGTTTCATGCGCCGCAGCAGATGAGGTTTTACTGGATATTGAAACTGAAGAAAAGGCCGGGAAGGGGATATTCATTAAACATTCAAAGCGCCGGGCAATGGATATTTCGGTAGTTGGCGTTTGCATAAGGCTTGAATTTTCATCTGATGGCAAAGTAGCTGACGCAAGAATAGCATTGGGCTCAGTCGCTCCTATTCCAATGCGTGCAATTGAGGCAGAGGAATCATTGACAGGGGAACTTCTCAATGAAAAAACCATAGCCGAATCCGCCAGGATCGCATCAGATGAGGCAAAGCCTATTACAGATGCAAGGGCATCTGCATGGTACAGGAAGGATATGGTTAATGCGCTGGTAAGAAGAGGATTAACAATACTTAAAAACGGCAGCGGCAGATAAATGAAAAAAATTCTTACATTCAATGTCAACGGCGAAGTAAGGGAAGTCCTTGTTGATGGGACAGAGACACTTCTTTTTGTCCTGAGAGAAGGGCTTAATCTAAAAGGGACAAAGGAAGGGTGCGGGAGAGGAGATTGCGGCGCATGCACGGTCTTACTTAACGGCAAACCTGTAAATTCCTGCCTCGTACTTGCAATGACTATTAATGGAATGGATATAACTACAATCGAAGGTCTTGAAAAGGATGGAGAGCTTCATCCAATCCAGAAAGCCTTTATTGATAATGGTGCAGTCCAGTGCGGATATTGTACTCCGGGGATGATATTAACGACGAAGTCTCTTCTTGAAGAGAATAGCAAACCTTCTGATGAAGAGATTAAGCATTATTTTGAGGGGAACCTCTGCCGCTGTACAGGCTATGCAAGTATAATGCGGGCAGTTAAATCGCTGATTTAAACATTGCCAAAAATGGATAAATAAAAGAAATGACTCTTATAGGAAAATCAATCCCGCGGATCGAGTCAAGGGATAAGGTGACCGGTAAAGCCCTTTTCACAGGGGATATAGTTCTTCCAGAGAAAATATTGATAGGAAAGATCTTATATAGTCCGGTTCCTCATGCAAAGATTTTAAGCATTGACTACTCGGAGGCGCTTAAAGTTGAAGGTGTAAAGGCAATAATCACATCCGAAGATTTCCCGCCAAAAAGAACAGGCCTTATGATCGAAGATGAGATGACCATTGCACGTGGCAAGGTAAGGTATATTGGTGACAGGGTTGCCGCAGTTGCCGCAGTAAGCGAAGATGCAGCACGGGAAGCGCTAAGAAAGATAAAGGTTGAATATGATGAGCTTCCTTCGGTTTTTGATCCTATCGAGGCTTTAAAAGAAGGTGCCCCACTTGTTCAGGATGATCTCATATCTGAAGGCACGGCAAAAAAATTGGGAATAGATGGGAATCTCTGTTCATCCATGGAGTTGATACAGGGGGATCTAGATAAAGGTTTTGCGGAAGCGGATGTAGTTCTCGAGGACACATTCAGGACACCAAAGATACACCATGCCTTTATAGAACCGCATGTTACCCTTGCGAACTGGGACCCTGAGAAGGGTGTGATGATCTGGACTTCATCGCAGGGTTATTTTGTAATACAGCAGAAGATTTCTGCCATATTTTCTCTACCCATAAGCAAGGTTAAGGTTTTTGCGATTGAAACAGGAGGCGGCTTCGGCGGAAAAATTCCCCTCTTTGCAGAACATCTGGCCTGCGCGCTTTCTAAAAAGGCCAAGGCTCCTGTGCGAATCTATATAGACAGGGATGAAGAGCTCCGTTTCGGCAAACCCAGATTTTCATCAGTAATAAATGTAAAGATAGGTGTTAAAAAGGACGGCACCATAACTGCACTTCATTCAAAGTTATATTATGAGCTTGGCGCATGGGCTGATTTTGGACCAATCCTCATGTATGCGGCAACCAATAATGGCTGCGGACCATACAAGATAGCGAACGCAAAGCTGGAAGGCAATGCTGTTTATACAAACAAGATAAGCGGAGCATCTTTCAGAGCGCCCGGCGTGCCCCAATACTGTTTTGCACTTGAATCAATGATAAACCGTGCCTCCGCAGCAGCAGGAGTGGATTCTCTTTTATTGAGGAAGAAAAACGCTGTCCGCGATGGAGATGTGAGGATTTCAGGGGAACCTGTACGCGGGGACTCATTTATAAAAGTCCTCGACAAGGCAGAAGAAATAATAAACAGCAAGCCCAACAAAGATGAAATCGGAATTGCCGCATGTATATGGGAAACGCGGGCAGCTCCCTCGTCAATTCTTCTTCGTTTGTGCGATGACGGAAGGGTAGCCGTCTATACCGGGATTTCTGATCTTACCGGTTCGCGGACAATATTTGCACAGATAGTATCAGATGTCTTAGATATTGACATGGAGAGTATAGAGATAATTTCACCTGATACATCTACAGCCCCGGTTACTCCGCCAACCTCAGGAAGCTCAATGGCTTTCAATGTCGGGTATGTTGTAAAGAGTGCGGCAGAAGCTCTAAAGGCTGACATAATTAAGATTGCTGCCGGACGTCTTGAGACTGAAGACGTGAGTAAAATAATTTTCGAAAAGGGGAAAGCTCTCAACCCTGAATCAGGAAAATCCATAAGCATTGCTGAAGTCGCTCAATATTCACGAAGAAAACTCGGGAAGGTCATGTTTGCCCAGAACAGCTCAGTTGCGCAAAACAGCGCTACGCTCTTCGGGCTTCAGCTTGCGGAAGTTGATGTTGACAGTGAAACCGGAAAGTTAGACGTAAAAAAGATTACTTCCATTCATGATATTGGGAAGGTGCTCAACCCGCTTTTACTTTACGGGCAGGTTGAAGGCGCTGTCATTCAGGGATTCGGCTTTGCAGTTTCCGAGGAGATCGTATTTGATGATAAAGGGCGCGTACTTACCGACAATTTTTCAGATTACGGCACTCCGACCATTAAGGATGTGCCCGAGATAGATGTTGTGATGATAGAGGGGGAACTTTCAAAGGACGGACCTTACGGAATAAAAGGTATCGGTGAGCCTCCGGTTGTTCCGACCGCTCCGGCAATAGCAGATGCAGTGCGCAAAAAAACAGGGGCAGTTGTAAACGAACTTCCTCTTTCCCCTGAGAGAGTTTTTAAAGCATTAAAAAATAAATCATACATCTAAAATGGTTTCTATCTGAAAATGGTTTCCGTTGTCCTTCTCTGTGCCGGAAAATCTCAGAGGATGGGAAGCTCAAAACTTCTTCTTCCTTTCAGGGGGAAAACAGT includes:
- a CDS encoding (2Fe-2S)-binding protein, giving the protein MKKILTFNVNGEVREVLVDGTETLLFVLREGLNLKGTKEGCGRGDCGACTVLLNGKPVNSCLVLAMTINGMDITTIEGLEKDGELHPIQKAFIDNGAVQCGYCTPGMILTTKSLLEENSKPSDEEIKHYFEGNLCRCTGYASIMRAVKSLI
- a CDS encoding FAD binding domain-containing protein, which encodes MKFTYIAPQSIDEVLDILSKEKGKAALLAGGTDLLLSVKDGDKQPDYIVDLKALRQFNQINDSSGRLRIGALTTVRDIEKSSLIGNKYPFLQQAAASLGSVQIRNLATIGGNIFNASPCADLALPLLALDATLTLQKSRASRKVSINSFFVDNGVSCAAADEVLLDIETEEKAGKGIFIKHSKRRAMDISVVGVCIRLEFSSDGKVADARIALGSVAPIPMRAIEAEESLTGELLNEKTIAESARIASDEAKPITDARASAWYRKDMVNALVRRGLTILKNGSGR
- a CDS encoding xanthine dehydrogenase family protein molybdopterin-binding subunit; this encodes MTLIGKSIPRIESRDKVTGKALFTGDIVLPEKILIGKILYSPVPHAKILSIDYSEALKVEGVKAIITSEDFPPKRTGLMIEDEMTIARGKVRYIGDRVAAVAAVSEDAAREALRKIKVEYDELPSVFDPIEALKEGAPLVQDDLISEGTAKKLGIDGNLCSSMELIQGDLDKGFAEADVVLEDTFRTPKIHHAFIEPHVTLANWDPEKGVMIWTSSQGYFVIQQKISAIFSLPISKVKVFAIETGGGFGGKIPLFAEHLACALSKKAKAPVRIYIDRDEELRFGKPRFSSVINVKIGVKKDGTITALHSKLYYELGAWADFGPILMYAATNNGCGPYKIANAKLEGNAVYTNKISGASFRAPGVPQYCFALESMINRASAAAGVDSLLLRKKNAVRDGDVRISGEPVRGDSFIKVLDKAEEIINSKPNKDEIGIAACIWETRAAPSSILLRLCDDGRVAVYTGISDLTGSRTIFAQIVSDVLDIDMESIEIISPDTSTAPVTPPTSGSSMAFNVGYVVKSAAEALKADIIKIAAGRLETEDVSKIIFEKGKALNPESGKSISIAEVAQYSRRKLGKVMFAQNSSVAQNSATLFGLQLAEVDVDSETGKLDVKKITSIHDIGKVLNPLLLYGQVEGAVIQGFGFAVSEEIVFDDKGRVLTDNFSDYGTPTIKDVPEIDVVMIEGELSKDGPYGIKGIGEPPVVPTAPAIADAVRKKTGAVVNELPLSPERVFKALKNKSYI